ACACACCATTATATGCATCACAAATGTCATGTTTAGCCAGGAGCTTcatcagttgaatctaaacaaaAACCAAAGCGCTGAACTTCTAAGATAACTTTTTACCGTTTCAAACGTGCGTCCGGGGCTGAAGTTGTGCTCACACTGCATCATATCAAAGAAGATCGGGATGGTAGCTTTCCTCAGTTCAGGCTCGGGCACCAGTGTGACCTCCAGAATGGGCCCGACCATCGCTGGGATGAACTTCATTTTGTGTGGGCCTGAGGGACAACAAAACATTATCACGCAGAAATATCATAGTACAATTTGAGAAGGCAATAAGCTGCACCTTCATTTCTCAACAAACAGAGGACAAATCTAATAATGtggtaaacaaaacaacacactatGAAACtggacaataaaaaatattgtcttGTTATTCCCCTTGCATCACTGGCAGGCACTGAATAAACAATTCCACAAACTCTATGATAATAGCAGCATTATCAGATGGTGCAAAATACTCACCAAGATTGTACCACATATCTCTGATCTTAAATCCAATAGTCTTCCTCATGTCTCCATATCTGTGGCAAATTTAAATCAAAGAACTGTTAAAATTAAGTTCTCTATTTAAATAATCTTTTTAATCAATTGTAAATGATCTTACTTGTTCAGTATCTTATTTCGTTTCTCTTGAGAGAAGGATTCCAACTGCAGTGTCGTGTGGGTGAGGAACGCCACAGTCAAATGAAAGTAGTTATTCCACAGCTGCGAGGGGAGCAGGGTTTTCAAATATTAATACCATAATTACCTTCTCATAACACTAgcttttgattttgtgtttaataaaaaatatgaccACTACAGAGGCTGGGGAGGACGAGACAGACCTGTAATTCAAAATGCGCCTGGTCCAGAAAATACATGTTGAGGACGTTCGAGTACTGGTTGATGGCCCTCAGGAAGACCTGCATCTGCACCAGGTTCATGATCATCCAGTCAGCGGGGAAGACGTTTCCCATGAGGTCCTTAAACATGATGAATGTCTCCATGAGGAAGTCCTGAGGGCAGTAGAAGAATAAAATCTTTACTGCAAGTGTATGCACACTGTCGctttaaaagaaatacaatacGTAATATCCAAAGGACCCACATTTAAAACCAAACTAAGCAAATCCAAAGCAGCGCTGCTACATGTCAGGCACGTATAATGCTCCCAGAGCTTAATGGGGACCCACTGACATCCTCATCATGTCAGTCCAATCCATTGCATAAAATGTCTATAATCAATATTCTCTTAAGGAGCAGTAAGTGGCCTGGGTGGTTTAATGCCTGTTATTGATGACATGTTTCAGGACAAGATGTAGCCAACAGGGGAGGAAACAGGACACTTACAATGATATCCTGTCTCGTCTTGAAGGTGCTGATGTAGTGGGCGTAATGCATGTCATCCATTTGCTTCAGGATGGCCGTCATGCAGGCGAGATAGTGGCCCTGCCGAAGAGGAGTGAACAATTACTCAAATGATTTCCCTGTGAAGTATttgccccccccaaaaaactgcatttacagCACATATTCCttgttgtgttattgttgtattttgttatgGCTCTTAAAAGATCGGTGTACTACTATATTTAGGTATTGTCAATGtcagtattattaatattgaaaCGAATACTGGGGATGTAGTCGTCACAAGGACATATTTCAGCTGTAACATCACAGTGCGTCTTACAATGAGAGGGGAGGATCTGTCCATGCTGATGACAGTGCGATTAACCCTGCGAAGGAGCCGCTCCATTATCAGCTGAATGTGCCCTCTGGTTGGACCCTGCAAAGACAGAACAGCCTCAGGTACAATTACCAGCTGAAACACAGCGACACAGACATGCTACAGAGTGCTGTTagttttaaagggtcagttcacccaaattacaaaaaatatatattttctcagTTATTTGGAGATCGTCTTGGTTTTATTAGCccaggttttaaaatatttgtctttgacatttctctctccacaaaaaaacatttcaacagcagcGTGTCAATTAATCgcttagtcaattgacagaaaattaaatctgcaactattttgatgattttgcaaacaaaaatgccaaagatttCATGCGACCAGCCTctaaattgtgaggatttgctgcttttccttgtcctAAATTAAAGTTAAcaaaatatctttgtgtttcgGACTGCTGGTCAACCGAAAGAGGAATCTGAGGATGTCACCTCAGggtttaggaaattgtgatggaaatctgtcattattttctgatgttttaaagaaaaaaaactgttgaaaacTGCTCTCAGAGAGTTCtatggattatccagagtaattGGGACATCCtttgtggaaagagatgttgctgccATTTTTTCAATGTTGTGAGCATCACAGACggaattccattcacctccattgtattggggtgatGGCAGAAAGgcaaataaaacccaaactatctcTGTGACTAGATGTTCcaactatccatccatccatccattttaaaCTGCTTGTCTGGGTCTAGGTCacggtggcagcaggctaagcagGGTAGCCCAGACGTTCCTCTCCTTAGCCACATCCGCCAGCTCTTCCAGTTGGACAACTAGATGCTACCAGGCCAGATGGGATCTGTAATCCCTCCAGCATGCTCTGGGTCTGCCCCTGGGCTTCCTTCCAGTTGGACATGCTCAGAAAACCTCTAAAGTGAGGCACAAATTACCTCACCTAACTCCATTCGAtgcaaaacagcagcagttttattCCAAGGTCCCCACAGATGTCTGAGCTCTTTTCTCTAAGGGTGAGCCCAGCAGGTGGCCACTCTGTGGAGGAAACTCATTTCGGCTGCTCATCTGATTCTAGACGTTTTTCCCctgtaatgtttgtgtttagaccttttaaaaacttattttctctgtgtgtccaaAGGTGAATTCTAACTTACCACATCCTTGCGGCCCAGGTTGTCCAACACTGTGCTGAGCAGTTGGGCGCAGGCCTCATGGTCAGGTTTACTAGAGTGGTCATCCAGCTGCCCACTCAACTGGTCAGTAACAAGTGGCAGAAGCACATCTCGACAATCTGTGGcaacagagcagagaaagacTGTGCTAATTGGATCACACAGCACATTACCTTTTAATGGCGCTGACCTGACAAACTTGTATGTTGGTGTAATGCTGAGTTCCTTCCCCCCCTCATCTTGCGTGAAAAATCATTATGTGGTTTTTGAGCCTCGAGGAGTCCTACCTGATTGCCTGAAAAGGTCACTCTCCACCATTTTACACATGCAGCCCAGCTTCTGACGCACAAGCTGCGAGTCAGGAATGCTCTCAATGAACTTCGCTAGGAGAACACTgaaaagagaatgaaagaaaagagcCAAAAGAGCAGCTGTGACGATTTGAACGCTAGTCGCATTTCACATCTAGTCACAGATGACTAATGAGCAGCACACATGATGGGTTGATTTTACAGCGGCAAGAAATGAGAATAACGCCTTCTTTACTCAGAATTAAATTTGATAATTTGCACTGAGACAGGCAATTATCATTTCTTGCTGTGAAAACCCTCTGGAGAGTTACCTGAGCTCCACGGGATCAAACACAGTCTGGATGTCATTAATGATGCTGGGGAGGTATTTCAATATTGCTCCCTGAAAAGGCAAAGAATCAGTCTCATCAGGCTGAAGGATGGggatgttttttattatttagtgaAACAAGCCTCTCAGCAGAGCTTTTCCTCACATTACTGAGACTGCCAACATGGAACACACACTTATTTTGGAGTTAAACTGGAAAAGTTTTCAATGACTTGTCCATAACAGTGTAACACACTTTCACAGCTGGACTACTGCAgctaaaaaatactaaaaatgaaaattaaagcaACATCTTCATAGAGTCTGACTGGCTgcgttttagttttattttcaagctagaaaagttttaaatgtttccacaagattttcatttcaataaacaaaaaacagctaCCAGAACATCAACCATTTTTCTTCCACTTACCTTTATCTTCACTCCCTCATCAAGTGGTCTGTCCATGAGAGTGTTGAAAGACAGGAAAACGGTGCGAATGGAGTTGAGGAAAGCATCCCCATCCTCACTGTTCCCGTAGAATCTGAGAATTAAGGCCAAGCATTGCATTACAAGAAGTCATCCTTTGAATATGAGAGTGAAAAGTGGATTCTTGTGTGGTTGCGCCTGTGATACCTGAGATAGAGGACCCGGGACTGCACGATAAACCTGAACAGGTACTTGAGAGCTTTGAGTGCTGCATAGAGTCTCTCAGTCAGGGCAGGTTCCTCAACATGGCCCACGTAGTAGTTAAGCACCTTGGTTAGCTTCCTGAGAAAGTGAATGAGTCAGGCATCAAGGTCTGCTGGTAATTTGGGTGTGGGTGGAGAAGAAGAGCAAAAGAAGCACTAAAAATAAACAGGGTGAAGGGGCGTGAGCAATCAAAGGTGGGAAATACAGAGTTGAGACTCACATGTAAGCCAAAGTGGCACTGAAGTGCTTGTTGATGTAGGTTTCCAGGACAGGGTTGAAGTGCTGGAATTTGATGTCGCCAATCAGTGTGATTATAAATACCTGGTTTTAAACAAGAGAAGGAAACAAAATCAGAGCCTTGTCCAAGTtgaatgtgtatttatatatttatatatatatattatgtatatttatatatatttatatagatatatttactatatgtatatatgttatcACCCATTGACTATGGCATGACAAAAAACTAACCAAGGCATTGAACACCAGAGTATCATAGGTATCCTTTTCTGAGGTCTCCATCATGATGTTGAACAGGGCATCAAGAGTGTCCTGGAGAAACTGTGCATAAAACAGAAACCTGTTACAAAAGTGCCATTAAAAAGGACATTATACAGCATCTATAAAATATAGCAGCATATTACATATTCAGTGCAGCATTTATGATGCAAAGAGAACTCACTTTGACAATCTCCCCTCCCTCGACCTCCATCAGCCTCTGCAGAATCTGGTCCAGATCTTCAGGGTTAGACCTCCAGTTCAACAGGCCAAGTAAatccactgaaaaaaaaagaaaaaataaacacacatcagTATACATTCAGTGGGAGCAACACCTCCTCTGTTACAACGTCAGTTAAGATAATTGTGTTAAAAGCCTGAAATTTCAATATAAACTTAATTAGATCCACATCAATCAACATCAACACATCAGCAAAATATTAGCAACACAGATCGGCTTAATTAATTTCCAGGCAATCTGGGGGGAGGAAACGATGGTGGCACTGTGCCTTTATCTGCTGTAGAAGCTGTGTCATTTGTTAAGGATGACTTGTGACAGGACATCTTTTAATTATCACAGAGTGGGAGATTGGAAGATTGGGAAAAATAGAAATGGTGCCCTACAGTACCGTTCTGAGTGAGTTTAGTGGAGCAGGTGAGCGAGGCGATCTGGAAGCTGTCTTTAGTCACAGGAATCACTCCTGAATGGTGGAACTGCTTCCCTGTTTgcttctccttttcctccacTTCAGCCCAGGTTGCTGGCAAGGTGAGATAAACCTTTGCATCCTCTGCTTTTTTCACGTCAACCTAAGAAATTCATAAAATAGGGAATGAATCATGAAGCATATTGATCGATGGAGAtctaatttcatatttattgatTGAGGAGATACTCATGCATAATCCATCTACCCACTGTCATCTCTTCAAGACACCGATTTTTGTGTAATTAGATAAAAACAATCTCCTTATTTTAAAAGATAAGTGCAGTGAATTaaatttcatacaaaataaaaatacaaaaccacaATCCTGGAACAGTACCTTATAGACGATAAGTTCATGCCTGCCATCTTTTAACGTGGTCCCATCTCCTTTCATGAGCCGGACGAAGGCCATACCAAAGGGCTTCTCCGATTTGTCCCTTGCTGAAGGATACACAGAAGCATAATCTGTATTTAACATGGTGGCAGGATTACATGTGGGTGTTTGCCATACAAATAAGGCATAGTCACTCACAGTCCTGGGAGGATCTGTGTCGAAACATCACCCTCAGGTGACAGCGGCACACGTCTTCAATGGGAATTGTCACCTTGCAGGAAGGacagaaaagtcaggggaatTAAGGAGACTAGGAATACAAGATTATACATATGGAAGAAATGCTATCTGGTGGGAGATTTGTATGAGTAGCACATTCTGTGCTAATATCTTCCCTagaatattatttcattatatttagCTACAGTAAATCcatttgaaaaactaatgaGAGAACATCAGCTATTGTGTTTGAAGCGCCGAGCTGCACACGTGGGTCCTTGACATGAGTTTACCTTCACTGTTTCATTCCAACAAGGCTGCTTCACCTGGTAGTAAATGACAGACTTGTACTCTGAAATGCCATCATAACCGGCCCCAGGAAATATCGCTTTCTATAGAAATTGAAGGGAAGAGATTATTTTACATGATAGTAACAAAACTCTGACAAAAAAGTACCATAGTTACAGCAATACAAGACAATGCTAGCATAGACAGTCACATAAACCTGttaggaaataaagaaacaagactaagagtctacagccaagcTACCAGCCCTTTCAGGCTgtactgagctaaatgctaatgttagcatgctaacatgcttacaatggcTATGCttacatgttgatgtttacTAGACATAATGTATACCATGTGCCATCTTAGTgtatcatgttagcatgctaatatctGCTAATTAGCATCCTACAGTTGTTGAGACTTCAGagatttcacttaaaaccacaaatgtcaatctcatggaagagctagaggaaaagtcagggaatcaccaaagtcaggaGGATTCATAATTTGAGGACAACAAATGTTGTAGAAAATTTAATGGGACCAACCACCCGACAATGTCATCGAAAGAGCCATTCTGCTGCATGgctaaaatgtacaatattttacaGCAAAATTACAAGAATTATTGTAAGAAGATGTTAGCATAGTTAATCACATAAAACttaattagaaaaaaaacatatgaagatAATTTGTTGCATTCACTGGCCTATTTTACCTCCATGGGATTGCCTTCATCATCGTGCACACTCAGTATGACCTCTACATTTTTTGGGGTCTTCTTTTTACCACGGTCAAACTCTCCCTGCAGCAAGGTTATGTAAATATCATTCCTCACGTTTCCTGGAGAAAGAACAACAGATGATCAGGTGGATGTGCCAAGAATTTCTGAACCCTTCTCACAGCTTTGTAAGCAATTAAAATGAACATGACCATGGCATATGTAGAGCAATGCCCAGCAAGAAAGACTTCAATTCACCTGGGAGGATGATTTCTGGAAAGCCCATTTTCCTGACGATAGCCGTGCTGCGGTCCACAACGTGGGGGTAGTCCTTCCTGACATGGGTAAGATCCCCTGGGAGGAGCTTCAGGGTCACAAACAGCCCTGCAAGCAAACATGTAAAGAAATTCAATGAGGCAGACACCAAAAGTACACACCCTGTAGACCCCTCACACATCATTTATTTCCCTCAAAACAAAAAGGTCAATTTAGAGTGATCCTCTGAAATCACAGGGGAacacactgtctgtgtgtgagcacTTCATATTACCCTGGCCTTTGTGATTGACCTCCCGTGTGGCAATGACTTTGTTGAAGACAGCAGTGAGCGGTTCATTCTCTCCTATGACTCGAGATGGGATGAGCGGAGACATGATGAGCTGCCTCTGACGGATGTAGGTTTCCATAGCTATCCTGGGAGAGAAGCATCGGGTTGAGTATAAGAAATCAGCTGCCAGCATCTCTGACAGGTGACAAACAAATGGACAGAGGAGCTGCAAAAGCAATGTCAGGCTTTCTGGATCTCTTGACAAGTCAAGAGGCACCATTATCCCTCCCTACACCCCACTTACCTCAAGTGACAAACATAAAGCAAAGTAACAGAGTGCTAATACTATACCAAGCGTGTACTTTTTTTAGGACTCATATGTGTGCCCCttaaaatatacaatttaaTTAGTAGCAGTTAAAACAGATCAAAGACTCATATTTTTACAGTCTTCTCGTTCAAATGCACTGTATAAGTACACATAGCCAGCGGGGCATCAATAAGTCTTGGGGACCAAATTGAGTTACAAGCCTTTTCTAATGAACTGCGTAACCGTCAGACATGTTCATCAACATGCTCATCGTGTAAATTCCCACATGCAAAATATTTCGGCCAACTGTTCTTCAATCTTTCAAACGAAATGTTTCATTAATCTCAGCAATTTGGTACTGTCATAACaagaagagtctacagccatgctaacaccactatgaggctgtactttaagctaaatgctaacatcagtatgctaacatgctgatgctacaaaggtataatgtttaccatgttcaccatcttaatttagcatgttagcatgctaacatatgctAATAAGCactaacacaaagtacagctgaagttGAATTCTGTCATCCCTAGAAATGACCAAATAAAGAATTGATAACAGATTAATCTTTAAATTCAATTACAGTCCAGTAGACAACATGCCCATTCTGAATTTTTTGTGCAACTTATCACATTTTCTAATTTAGTTTACAGGTGCAACTCAGTGTTATTTACTCAATGTTGTTATCAAAAATAATACTTGTTTCATTGTTCATTGGACAATTCATTTAGAATTacctttttattaatttgtaattatCCAGTTCATGATTAACAATGGCAAATAAGTCACTCAgtgttaataaaatataaattcattTGTCAAGGCTGGAAAGCTTAACAAAAGTTCTGTAGTACAATTTTGTGAGGAACACACTTGGAGAACTAGCATTTACTGAAGAGCAGAAAATTACATGTCCAGGAATCgtttagtcttgtttacttaGGAAACATTACATATGTGCAAACAGAAACTatgcttgaaaaatgtaataaaaatccacatttaatattttaaataatcatCCAAACATTTGATGAGTCCTGATAACTGCTCTATcctacaaaaacatgttttttttgtctgtaccTCCTCAAGAAGACACAGTGAACTGTGACACAGTGAGAAGAGACAACTAGAGGTGCAACCTTAGAAAATTTTGGTTTAGATGTCAAAAATCATTCAAGATATTTTTGGGGCTCCTCCATCTAGGATCCCTGTGAATGTATTACCGTCCTCATCCCCCCATTGTGCAGGTGCTGTGAAAACGTGGCCTTGAAGCCCGTCTCTGAGAAGAGCTAACACTCAGGGTTGCAaaaagtttttatatttgtcctTGAAATGCAACATAGGAAAAGTTGAATTGCATCCTTGAAAAATATGTGATTGAACACAGTAAGCAAATATAATTTGAGTCCTATTCCAATTCCTTTCCATTATTTGTGCTCAATAGTGTAACGTTACAAAACAAGGTTGAGCCTGTTAACAGTATAAGAAGTGTGACAGCATCTAAAGACTCACTGCTGAAAAGGGATGAAATGCTGTTTGTCCTCATCGTCTGCTTTGCCATGGGCGATATCTGTAATGTCCATCACTGCAATGAAACAGGGCTGTTGTCAAGGATAAGCTCATTCATCAGATGGAATgcaatttttttgttattgtaaaaacaacagaaaaataggAATTTCCTAGTTTTTATACTTCTATAAGTTAATTTACTCACCATAACTCTGCAAACTGTAATTTCTACTTTTAAAACAGAAGCTGAGCCAGGTGTTGGATCTCACTCACCTGTTGCCTGGCACGGCAGACAGCCAGCACAGTAAAACAGATTGAGGGTTCTTGATCTCCAGGTTGCAAATGCCTCTGAATTGTTCATTCCACCCAGCTCTTTTcctaagttgttttttttttcctggctaAGAATAATGTGACTTCTGAGTTAAACGTTCTTTCTGACTCTGGTTTCAGTCCATTTGCTGGAACAGCAGAGGAAACCATTTCTCATCAAATCCACTAATCATCTGGCCAAAAACACGGGTGCTAAACCAATTTCCACCGACTCCTTTGCCAAGGCAGAGCGGAGGCATTTTCTAGGTCAGGAAGCAGGTGTTCCCATTTCATTCACTACATGGGTCTTTCATTTCTACACCTCAGCAGAACTATTCATTCAACTATAGCACCGAAGAGGAGTGGCATATTTTGTTGAATTGACTTTTGTATTGCTTAAACAAATATTAGGACATTTGAAAAGTAGCTCACCAGCCACACCAAATGGTCTCCTCAGTCCTCCAGTGTGTTTCTTGCCCTCTTTGAGCTCCATGCTGCCCACTCTGATGATCTGACACACCAGGAAGAGTCGCTGCCTCATCAAGTCACTGCTGCTCAGGTCCTGGACGCAAAGGACAACCACAAAGATGATTTATTATGGCATACTGAGTGATAAGGTGCATTGCATACAAAAGGCAGTGGACTGTGTGTATCACCAGCCTGTTACTATGTGCATTCATATGGCCAGAGCTGCAGACCAGATGGCAAATATTACAGGATTGAAGCATGCAGTAAAACCCTCAAACATATCACATTTCCAGCatctttatgtgtttatttttctggaTGGGTTTTAAGTCAAAGCAGTCTTGACTTGTGTGCTTTGAGGaagtaaatataacaataaaattTCAGCTCTTTGCCTTGATGAATGTGGTTTTATCACATCCTGAACCACTAATTCCTGGTGGCACACATGCCAATTAACACAATAACATGTTTGCGGGGAACTGCTGACAGTGTcataaacagaaacagcagcatAATAATGGAGgcaaatgtattcaaatttTCAAAGATGTGCCATGAATGTGAGCCATTCAGTGAAACTTGCGGTAAATTAGGAGTGATCCAAGAGCAAATTGTCTTCTTTGTCACAGATTTCAGGCAGCATTTGGAGTGTTTAAATCCGAAGCAGAGGGAATGCAGTCAGTGGGTTGGGATTCAGTTACCGTGAATAGCGCTGGCAggttgttgagtttttcaattTCTTTAGGCATCCCCATACTGTCCCAGCGCACCAGGAAGTTCTCGCTGCATGAATTTAAATAAGAATCACAGTTAGATATCACATTGTCTAAGGCATCAGGAGAAATAGAAAAACGTAAGAGTAACTAATGTAAAAACTCTTAGGCATTATTTTATCTATCTGATAAAAGTGTCAAGAAAATTCTAAGATGCTTGCACATTTGGAATAACAATAATGTGAGAGTCTATTGATCCCTATAGACCTTTCTCATAgcggacattttgacttgccaaacactcaaacaatattttctgcTTGCTGGATTCAAAAATTAAATTCTGTGCCCTGTGACTCTTCAAAgagtttgatattttttggACCAACAGACCAATGCAAAAAAACCTACAATAACAATGACTTAAATGACTTGCTGGTTGCAACTGAAATCATCGGAGAAAAAGGTAATGAACCAAAATTGACGAATAACCTCAGCTTGATAATTCATTGTGGAATTAAGAGAAACGTGAGGAGCAAACCTGATGAATTCAGACTGGTCAGGGTCATACAGAGACATGAGCAGCTCAGCATCTTCTCCAATGTTGCATACAAAGTTCTTCAGGTTCATGAGTAGACTGTAGGTGTGCACCGTACTGAACAGGGTCTGACGCCTCATTTCCAGGTTTTGTAGCCGCGTCTGCAGAAAAGCAAGGACATGCATGGACACAGATATTATTTGAAATTTGACAGCTactatggaaaaaaaaaagtcactgacAGTatgaaaaaatcaaaatcatgCCTTCTCTTCTTGTATCCTGTCATCAACAATGCGGGAAGCGGTATCGTGTGCCCGGAACAGACTGACCGTACTGGTCCAGTCAGGATCCAGTGTGTTTCCTGCTTCATCTCGTACCACCAGGTCCAAGCCCAGAATCCTGAGGAGCACAGAGAATCAAACAGCATCAGTTGAGTTTACAGAGACATGACTCAAGCAAATAAAATTTTACAATGGTGTTTATGTCACAAGGCATTTCATTGCAGTACAAGGCAGCAGGATTCATACCGGTTTCCATAATCAATCTTTGCCGTAACTTTCTTTCTGAGCTCCACAAGGTCATCCTTAGGCAGCGTTCCCGACACTATCTGAGATCGATATTCGATGAGGCTGTAGGCCATCTGCTGAACAACCCTGAACAGGTTTGTCTTGTTCGCCTGTCAGACAAACATGTATACACTTATAAGAATACATCCTTCAGaggaatgaaacaaaacaaaaatgagtcAAAGTTGTGTGAATCAGAGAGGTGTACAAGACTGTGTGTACCAGAAACAGAAGGGCTGATAAGAGAGAGGCAATCTACACATACCACGTAGAGCTTGTGCCATATCTGTGTCCATTCCCTCAGAGTAGCCCCGAGCTCCAGCACCAGGGGTAAATCTGCAGGAATAATTACTTCCTGCTGGCTACCCGCCACAAGAAGAGAATAATATGATATTGGAAAAGTGGCTCATCACTCACAGATCATGTCATATAATTTGGACAGACTCAAGTGCATTTCTATACATGATAAATAGTTGGATGGTTTCCCCTACACAGCCAAGAAAAGCATTACTGAATCCTCACTTATGATAATTACAAGTGTACTGCTATGTTATTGGAAAATGATATGGCAAGGCGGCAAACCAAAAGCAAAGTAGATTATCATCTTGGTGATAAGTTTACTGATATGTGATCTCACCCTATTCCCTCGACCGTAGCCTCCTTTAAGTTGATGTAGGAAGCTGGGAA
This sequence is a window from Siniperca chuatsi isolate FFG_IHB_CAS linkage group LG5, ASM2008510v1, whole genome shotgun sequence. Protein-coding genes within it:
- the dock5 gene encoding dedicator of cytokinesis protein 5 isoform X1, whose protein sequence is MTRWIPTKKEKYGVAIYNYDPSGEQELCLQVGDTVHILEKLEGWYRGYTLRKKSQKGIFPASYINLKEATVEGIGQQEVIIPADLPLVLELGATLREWTQIWHKLYVANKTNLFRVVQQMAYSLIEYRSQIVSGTLPKDDLVELRKKVTAKIDYGNRILGLDLVVRDEAGNTLDPDWTSTVSLFRAHDTASRIVDDRIQEEKTRLQNLEMRRQTLFSTVHTYSLLMNLKNFVCNIGEDAELLMSLYDPDQSEFISENFLVRWDSMGMPKEIEKLNNLPALFTDLSSSDLMRQRLFLVCQIIRVGSMELKEGKKHTGGLRRPFGVAVMDITDIAHGKADDEDKQHFIPFQQIAMETYIRQRQLIMSPLIPSRVIGENEPLTAVFNKVIATREVNHKGQGLFVTLKLLPGDLTHVRKDYPHVVDRSTAIVRKMGFPEIILPGNVRNDIYITLLQGEFDRGKKKTPKNVEVILSVHDDEGNPMEKAIFPGAGYDGISEYKSVIYYQVKQPCWNETVKVTIPIEDVCRCHLRVMFRHRSSQDSRDKSEKPFGMAFVRLMKGDGTTLKDGRHELIVYKVDVKKAEDAKVYLTLPATWAEVEEKEKQTGKQFHHSGVIPVTKDSFQIASLTCSTKLTQNVDLLGLLNWRSNPEDLDQILQRLMEVEGGEIVKFLQDTLDALFNIMMETSEKDTYDTLVFNALVFIITLIGDIKFQHFNPVLETYINKHFSATLAYMKLTKVLNYYVGHVEEPALTERLYAALKALKYLFRFIVQSRVLYLRFYGNSEDGDAFLNSIRTVFLSFNTLMDRPLDEGVKIKGAILKYLPSIINDIQTVFDPVELSVLLAKFIESIPDSQLVRQKLGCMCKMVESDLFRQSDCRDVLLPLVTDQLSGQLDDHSSKPDHEACAQLLSTVLDNLGRKDVGPTRGHIQLIMERLLRRVNRTVISMDRSSPLIGHYLACMTAILKQMDDMHYAHYISTFKTRQDIIDFLMETFIMFKDLMGNVFPADWMIMNLVQMQVFLRAINQYSNVLNMYFLDQAHFELQLWNNYFHLTVAFLTHTTLQLESFSQEKRNKILNKYGDMRKTIGFKIRDMWYNLGPHKMKFIPAMVGPILEVTLVPEPELRKATIPIFFDMMQCEHNFSPGRTFETFENELITKLDQEVEGGRGDEQYKVLLEKTLLEHCRRHRYLSQSGEELALLLSSLLQNLLAYRTITHDESPEHRMSCTVNVLNFYKEKKREDIYIRYLYKLRDLHLDCENYTEAAYTLLLHAELLEWSDKPCAAHLIPRDGEHVWTQQELKERLFQEIICYLDKGKMWEKAIELGKQLAKMHESHMFDFMELSQLLKKQAQFYENIMHAMRPQPEYFAVGYYGLGFPSFLRNKMFIYRGKEYEWLEDFSLKLLSQFPNAVRMTSTAPPGDNIHNSPAQHIQCFTVKPVLTVPHQFKDKGVPEQILNYYRTNEVDQFQYSRPFRKGAKDPDNEFATMWIERTTYITAYRFPGILKWFEVKSVSVEEISPLENAIETMEMANEKLSNLVQQQACDQSLSINPLSMMLSGIVDPAVMGGFSNYEKAFFTDPYIQEHPEDHERIEVLKHLIALQIPLLADGIRIHGEKTTEQLKPLHNRLVTCFQDLREKVEKHYGVITLPCSLTERKKSRVGSMVMPYILSSTLRRMSTVSTLSNASSGLSSGSASSDGPSCISSQDSLLSRPSNRRASVLSRSEEDNRIARKNRKEWSVSKSQVLLERQSDADETPPEKQQRPKSLQLGDRRLTLSLFQGVSSQLSLSNPLSPLPASPHTPRTPRSSSYSSLLSDNDANTIDTPGTPPPMPPKKHPHEIDNHGYSSDFTPPLPMKIESKPPPPPPKTRKSMFPS